The segment CGGGATCATGACTGTGAGGGACGGGACCGTTTGAATTCTTACGGGAAGGGTTCCTCCGATCTCTTGCCGTGAAGCGATGGCAACTCTATAATGAGAAAAGGATAAAATATTTGCGGCGGTCAAAAAGGGGTACGGGCAGCGGACAAGCCTGGAACAGCCGGTCGTTCGTCATTCGGGCCGCGCGCCGAAAGGGGGAAGAGGGCGTGGCAAGACAGAACCTGAAGCCGGTCAGCCGGCGGCGAAGGCAATCGGTGGAATTGCTGAGTGAAGCGGAATTGATGAAGTGCATCGAAGATTTGTGCAACAGCAAAGCGGAGGAATTCCGTTATTTCGGCTACGAAGATGTGACCGGTGAGCAGGTCTGGGCCTGTGTCTCTGAAAGTTACCGCAGGGGCTGGCCCCGGCTGAACCGTTTGGTCAACGATATCCTGTCGTTGAAGGCGACGCGATTCATGAACTGGCTGATGGTCAGCGTCTACAAAAACCCGGGCGACGAAAAATAACGCGCTCGGTTTTTTCTTCGTGTCCATAAATTGACATGCCTGTCCCGGCTTGGGATAATGGGGATGGTCTTTCAAAGAAGAAGGAGGAGCGTCAGCATGAGGGTTCGCAAGGGGAACATGGTGATCTTTTCCCTCCTGGTGATTGCCATTTTGGTCATAGTGGCCTTGACCGGGCAACAAGTGGCCAACCGCATCACCCTGGGTTTGGATTTGCAGGGCGGTTTTGAAGTCCTGTATGAAGCCAAACCCCTGGAAAAAGGACAGAAAATCACGGCATCCACACTGAGTGATGCCGCCCAGGCGGTCAGCCGGCGGATCGATGTTCTCGGCGTATCGGAGCCGCAGATTTCGGTGGAAGGCAATGATCGGATCCGGGTGCAGCTGGCCGGAGTGACCGATCCGGACAAAGCCCGGGAGATTCTCGGAAAACCCGCCGTTCTCACATTTCGGGCCCCCGACGGAAAGAAGGTTCTGATGCGGGGAACGGATTTGAAAGAAGGCGGAGCGACACAGGATTACAACGAGAACGGTCAGCCGATCGTCAGTGTGAAATTTAAGGATCCAAAATTATTTGCGAAATACACCAAGGAGTACCTGGGCCAACCGATGCCGATCTATTTGGACAAGCAGGAACTGTCTTCCCCTGTCATCCGGGATGTGATCGCCGGTGGGAATGCCCAGATCAGCGGCAATTTCACCACGGAAGAAGCCAAAGAGTTGGCCAATCTGCTCAATGCGGGTGCTCTGCCGGTCAACCTGAAGGAGAAGCAGAGTTTTGCCGTCGATTCCACCTTGGGGAAGGAATCCCTGATGAAGAGTATGGAAGCCGGCGTCTATGCTCTCTTGATTATTTTCATCTTCATGATCGGTTACTACCGGTTGCCCGGTCTGGTGGCGGTGGTCACATTGGTCGCCTACGGGTATCTGGTGTTGTTGATTTTCTCTCTGTTGCATGTCACCCTCACCCTGCCGGGGATCGCCGCTTTCATCCTGGGTGTCGGGATGGCGGTGGATGCCAACATCTTGATGTATGAGCGGATCAAAGACGAGATGCGTCATGGGAAGAGTGTTCCGTCGGCGTTTAAGTCCGGCTCCCGCCGTTCCTTCCTGACTATTTTTGACGCCAATATCACGACTGTGATCGCGGCGGCTGTCCTGTTCTATTTCGGTACCGCAGGTGTGCGGGGTTTCTCCGTCTCCCTGATCACCGGGATCCTGGTCAGCTTCCTGACAGCGGTGGGCCTCTCCCGGATTCTGCTGAACCTGCTGGTGAAATCCAACCTGTTCCGGCATCCAAAATGGTTCGGTGTGAAGGAAGGTGAGATCGGTGAACTTTAAACTGGATTTTGTGGGCCACAGAAGATGGTTCTTCATCTTCTCGGGGGTCGTTCTGATTCTGGGCATCCTGTCCCTCCTGTTCCAGGGTCTCAATCTCGGGGTGGACTTTGTCAGCGGGACCCGGGTGGATATCAAGATCAACAAGCCATATGATCTGGAAGAGGCGAAGGGACACCTGGAGAAGCTGGGCTATAAAAGTCCCGACGCCAGTAAGGCCGGAGAAAACTATGAGTGGCTCATCTTCCGGACCAATCAGGTGTTGGATCACAATGATATCGGCAAGATCCGGGAAGAATTCCAGGCGAGTTACGGCAACCAAGTGGATGTGAACGAGCAGAAGGTGGATCCGATCGTCGGCCGCGAGTTGGCCAAGAATGCTATCATCTCCCTTCTGATCGCATTCCTGGGGATCGTCCTTTATGTGACGCTCCGGTTTGAATACCGGATGGCGGTGCCGGCGGTCCTGGCTTTGCTTCACGATGTTCTGGTGGTGACCGGTGCCTTTTCCATTTTCCGGTGGGAAGTGGACTTGGTGTATATTGCCGCCATCCTGACCATTGTCGGTTTTTCGATCAATGACACCATCGTGATCTTTGACCGGATCCGGGAAAACATGGACCTCGAAAAACCGAAAACCTGGGAGGACTTTGGGAAAACCGTGAACGCAAGTATTCAACAAACCCTGGTCCGTTCCATCAACACATCTTTGACCGTGGTCCTTGCCGCCTTGTCATTGTTCGTGTTGGGCGGAGAGAGTATCCGCTATTTTTCCCTCGCGCTCCTGATCGGGTTGATCTTCGGCACCTATTCGTCCATTTTCATCGCCAGCCAGATTTGGGTCGGTTGGAAGTGGAGATCCATGGAAAAGGCGAAGCTGAAGGCGCAAACAGCTGAATAAAAACATCATTCCTGAACCAAAATGGTACCAGGTGGAGGCCGCGGGAGATCCCCGCGGCTTATTTTTTTGAGGAGAGATCCAAGGGATGAACAATCAACAGATCCGTCAGGCGGAAACAGGGGCCTGGGTGGGGATCATCGGAAATCTGGTCCTGGCGGTGCAGAAGGGAGGCATCGGGTGGTTTTCCCACAGTCGGGCCTTGATGGCGGATGCGGTTCATTCCGCCTCGGACGTGATCGGCTCCGTGGCGGTGTTGATCGGAGTCCGGGCGGCCAATCTCCCTCCCGATGAGGAACACCCCTACGGCCATGGGAAAGCGGAATCCATAGCGGCGATCATCGTCTCGATTCTGCTCGGATTGGCCGGAATT is part of the Kroppenstedtia eburnea genome and harbors:
- a CDS encoding post-transcriptional regulator, whose translation is MARQNLKPVSRRRRQSVELLSEAELMKCIEDLCNSKAEEFRYFGYEDVTGEQVWACVSESYRRGWPRLNRLVNDILSLKATRFMNWLMVSVYKNPGDEK